The following nucleotide sequence is from Paracrocinitomix mangrovi.
AGGGTTGTAGTTTTACAGCTTTGATCTGTAATAAAAAATCAGCTATTTTTAACGCTTTATCCTTGTTCAAAATCATGGCGGCAAATGTATAAAGTTTTTATTGATAACAGTCCGAAAAATTATTCACTAGACAGTGAAGAAGCATTGTTGAAAACCTTCAGTGACCACAAATTTATTGAAGCTGCGGGAGGTTTGGTTGTAAGGGGAGACCAATACATGTTTATAAAAAGACATGGCAAATGGGATATCCCAAAAGGTAAACGAGATGAAGGAGAAAGTATCAAACGTTGTGCAACCAGAGAAGTAGAAGAGGAGTGTGGTGTTCAGAATCTGGAGATAACCGCTCATTTAGTGAATACCTGGCATACATATTATACCAGAAAAGGAAATAAGGCGATAAAAAAAACTTACTGGTACCTGATGCAGGAACGCGGTAAAAAAGTTGATGTTGTTCCGCAGTTAGAAGAGGGGATAACTGCAGTTAGATTTTTTAAGAAAAGTGAGTTTGAGTTAATCAGAACAAATACGTTTGGATCTATTGAAGAAGTTTTGAAAGCCGTTGAACGTCTAGAGAAAATTTAATTAGAGCCAAGAATCAAGATACGAGAGTAAAGTAAGCTATTGACTAGAATCTAACATCTAATATCTACAATCTATATTCTATTTTGTTACTTTTATTGTACTACTGAATTACTGAAGTAGAAAACCTACAACTTGGACCAGAGAAAGTGGAAAAATATGACCGATAAGGAGCTCGTGGCTGTAGCCAAAGAGAATCCTGATGCTTTTGGTGGATTGTATGAAAGATACTTTGAACCTTTGTTCTATTTCATCTTTAAACGTGTACAAGACGAAGCGGCGGCGGGAGATATTTGCCAAAAAGCTATGATGAAGGCCATGTTTAATATTGGTAAATTTGAGGATCGCGGAATAGGAGTGAAGTATTGGTTGTACAGGATTGCATCAAATGAAACTAATTTATATTTCAGAGAGCAAAAAAAGATTGTGACTGTAGAAGTTGAAGATAAACACGTCAAATCAATGATGACGGAGATTAGTATTGGAGAGGAAGGAAGTGAAACTGACCAAGAAAAGTTGTTAAAAGTATTGAGTAACTTAAAGCCCGAGCACGCAGAAATTGTTGAACTCAGGTTTTTTATGCAATATTCATTTAAAGAAATTGCTGATTTTTATTCTGTTAGTGAGGCGACAGCTAAAATGCGATTATATAGAATTTTAGAGAAGGTGAAGGAAACCTGGGAGGCTAATAAATGAGAAAGTATAAGGTAAATAGAGGTGAACCCGTAAAGATGCCTTCAAAAGAGGCCATTGAGAAGTACAAGGACTTCTCCAGGCTGCGTCATGAATATGACGAGATGGTAAGACGTCCTCAGAAACCTTTGTACAAGGACAAAAAAATGTTTCTTGTATTACTGATTATTTTGCTTTTAACCTACTTAATTATCTTAGCTACAGAAGAGAAAGAAGGGAAGAAAAAAGATCAGGATGATGACAACGGTTGGATTGAAATGGTAGATGAAAAATACGATTCAACTACTTAAGCAAAGCTAAAATCTCTTTTTGCATTGTCACACCTTTATCAGCATTGTACATTTTTTGAATAGTTAATTGGATTTCGTCAAATGTAGCTTCTTGCTTTTTTAATTCATTGAATTTTTCTTGAATGTGTTTTGGTCTAGGACCCCATTCAAACAAATCGTTTCCTTCAACATCCTGTGCAAATAACTTTGGAATTGATCTTGCTCCATTGGTTAGGTGTTGATCTATTAAATCAAGATTTTCATCTCTTAATTTCCAGTTCAATTTAATATTGGGATTTAGATCTGCCATTTTTTCAATGAACATGATAGCATGCGAAGCATCACCGCACCATGATTCTGTAATAAAAGTCCAATTTTGTGGCTGATCGATTTTTGAAATAGCTTCTTTTAATTCAGGTAAGATTTCACCTGTTTTCATCCAACGTTTCATGCGTTGCGCACTAAGTTGAGTGTATTTGATGTTTGATTCAGTTTGAGTACCTGTGGTTTGATGATTCTGTGCCAATTCGTGCACTGTTTCGTAATAATCTGTCATGTCAAAAAGAATTGTTTGGGAACAATAGACGGTAACAGATGAATTGACTTACAGTGAGAAATGAAATTAATTATTAATCCTCTTTCTGCTGAAGAAGTACAATATCGTCTAAGGCATTGATAACTTTTGTAATAGCCGTTCTAACAATCAATTTTTGCTGATTATTGGCCATTCCAAGATGATTGGCAATAGTAATATATTTCAATACTTCTCTCAATTCTTGCATCACTACCATAAAGTATTCATTTTGCTCTTCAAAATCACCTTTAGTAGATCCATGCGAAAGATGAGTAGAGACATTTAAAGCATGCTGTCTCATATTCAATCTTATCATTTCAGTATCCTGTTGAGGAAAATGTTCTGTGGTTTGAAATACATCTCTAATTAACTCTCTAGAGTATCTTCTAGCGTCAATTTTAGCTTGCATGATAGCTTTTTGTTTAGATGACCACATGAGGTAAAAGTATCAATTAATCTGAATCTGTTTGGTGATTTGATCTTCTACACCATCAGCATTCCAAACTTTAAGCGTGACATCATAAAATCCCGGATTCTGATAATGAATTGAGTCATTCTCTAGATCAGAAGTAATTCCATTTCCAAAATTCCAATCCCAGGCTACAGCACTGTATGATTGATTATAAAAGTAAACCCAACATCCGGATGTGCAGCCGTTATTATCTACATAAAAATTTGCAGTGGGTAGGGGAGCAGGAGGATCTTCTTTGCAAGAAAATGCCAACAAGATTAATAATATGCCTAAACCATGCTTAGCCATCAATATGAAAGATACGCTAATTTATTTGATGAGATTCATCTCTTCTACTAAATGAGGTGCTTCACCATATTTGTCAATCACCCAAAGTACATAGCGGATATCTACCACAATGTTACGGCATCTTGATTCGTCAAACATAAAATCACTCATTGTACTTTCCCAACTTCTATCAAAGTTGATTCCTATTAAATTCCCTTCAGCATCAATTACCGGACTTCCAGAGTTACCTCCTGTGGTATGATTAGATGCAGTGAAACAAACCCATAATTCACCATCTTGTGCATAGTTTCCGTAGTCTTTCTTCTTATGAAGATCAATGAATCTCTCGTTCAATTCAAAATCAGGGTTTCCTGTATAGTATTTTTGAATGATCCCATCAATAGTGGTGTAGTGAATGTACTCCATACCGTCATAAGGTGCGGAACCATCAATTTTACCATATGCTATTCTCATAGTTGAGTTTGCATCAGGCCACCAGTTTTTATCAGGCCACATGCTTAGCATACCTTCTACATATAAGCTCAATAACTTTTCTCTTTTAATCATAAAAGTTCTGTAGCTTGATCTTACTTTATTGTCAAAACTTTCTTTTATGCTCATGGCCAATTTCAAAGCCGGATCTTTTTGTAATTTCTTGATCCACTTTTTCCCAAAGTTATTTAGGATATCAGCTTCTTGCGCTTCGTCTAATAATGGCGATTCGGCATAAATTTCTTCTTCCATTTCTTGCCAGCCATCAGCAAATCCAAGCGGTAAAAGATCATTATCAACATATCTGATATACAATTCTGTTAACTCATGAAAAATCTGTCTGTCAACACCTTTGTTATAGTTTTTGTGGAATGATTTTGAACTATTTAATACTCTTTCAATTTCAGCTTCTGCCTTGCCTTCTTCAGCTAATTTATCGTAATTAAATACCAGGTTTTCATAGTTCATTACATGCTGAAACATTTCAGGCCCAACATAAAAATATTCTATAAACATGGAGGTAGCGAACTCATATTTACCGTATTCGTTTTGTAGCTTGTTGATTTCTCCAACCACATCATAATACTTGTCTTTCCATTCGGTTTTTTCACCTGCTTTGGCCATGTATTTTTCTTCAAATTCTTTTTTCTTTTCAATGGCATTCAATTCTTTTAAGCCACCAATTTGACCGATCCATTTTTTCCAGGCATTTGCTATTCTAGCTTGTTTTGAAGTATATTGGATTCTAATTTTATCATCTGCCTGCATAGCAGGTTTCATAGCATCCAAGCTGTGTTGTCTCATATTAATCCTTGCCGGACGTTCAAGATTTTGGTAAAATTCTAACTGAGCAGATGTCAAATGTTGATCTGTTGAACCAGGAAATCCGTAAACCATTGTGAAATCACCTTCTTTTTTAGGTTTTAAACTAATTGGTAAGGTGTGATTTGGCTTATATGGCTTATTGCTTTCACTGTATTTAACAGATTCATTGCTTGATCCAGCATAAATTCTAAACATTGAAAAATCCCCTGTATGTCTAGGCCAAACCCAGTTATCAGTATCTCCTCCAAATTTTCCTATACACATTGGCGGAGCACCAACCAATCTAACATCATTATAATCTTCAGTAACCAACATAAAATATTGATTACCCTGACTAAAAGGTTTGATTTTAGCTACTTCATTTCCTTTTGTAGAGTAGGCTTTTTCTAAAGCTTCAATATTGGTTTTAATTTGTTTCATTACCTCTGCATCAGACATTTTATCTGAAACACCTTGCATTACTTCTTTGGTAACTTCTCTAATCTCTTTAACAAATGTTACTTTCAGCCAAGGGCATGCTAATTCTTGAGATTGATCTTTTGCCCAAAATCCATTGGTCAATAAATCGTTTTCAGGTGATGAATGTTTTTGAATGGCATCCAAACCACAGTGATGATTCGTTAAAATTAATCCTTGATCAGAAACGATTTCACCTGTACATCCACCATTGAATTGAATGATGGCATCCTTTAAACTTGAATTGTTTGTAGAATAAATTTGTTCCGGTGTCAACTTTAAACCATACGTTTTCATGTCAGAATGGAACATGTCAATTAATGACGGAATCCACATTCCTTCTACTGCAATTGCAGAAAAGTTGAAACTGATAAATAAAATTAGGAGTGAAAATATCTTTCTCATAGAATAATTTGTAAATGCAATAGGACAAATATAATGCTTTCATTATAGCCACAAGGGAAGTTTGGAATGTACGGTTAAAACAATTGTATAAATTCAAAAAGAATGGGTTTGAATGGAGCTCAATCTTTGATGAAAATGTATCTTGGTAATCTGAAATTGATACAAAGATGGATTTTAAAAAATACATTGACGGAGCCAAGAAGTCGGCAGGTGGATTAAGAAAATTAAACTTCGGTTTAGGATTGATGATCCCTTTTAATAAACCTCACAGAATCAAAGTAAAGTCATTAGAAGACGACAAGATTGTCACGACTATTCCGTACAGAAGGAAAAATCTTAATCACATAAAAGGAATTCATGCCTGTGCCTTAGCGACGACTGCTGAATTTGCTTCGGGTTTGTTATTGTTGACAAAATTAGAAGCGAAGAAGTATCGATTGATTATGGAGTCCATTGAAATGAAGTATCATTATCAAGCTAAAATGAATGTTACAGCAGAGTTTGAGTGCACTGATCAGTGGATTGAGGAAAATGTAAAGGGACCACTTTCACAAGAAGATCAGGTTTTTGTAAAATGTGAGATCAACTTATACGACTCTAATAGAAATCACATTGCTACAGGATATACAAATTGGCAGATAAAAGATTGGGAGAAAGTAAAAACCAAGTTGTAATGTCAGACATTGCGATAATTTGTCAGAAAAGTAGACCTTAGCATAGGCTTTGAATAGAGCTTTTAACAATTATGGAAGTATTAAGATTTATATTTATTCTGGGAATTAATTTTTCAATATTCTCTTTTATTTGGGGGATAATCATGTTTTTACTTAAGTTGATTCAACCTCCTCAATCGCAAGGACAGGAAGGATTGACTTATATATTCAGAATCATCAAGTATTTTTTACTGGTTTCTGTAACAGCCAATTTTATATCAGTTTATGAAATGGGAAATGCAGGAGCAAAAGCAGATACCATGCACATTGTAATAGGTTCAATCGTAATGGGGCTTTATCTTTTAGGCAAATTACAAAACAGACATATGATGAACCAGTTTGCTCAACATCCTATGTTTTCAAGAATGGTACCTAAAGTTGATCCCAAAGTTGAACAGTTTTTATTGATAGGATCTGTTATTTATTTTGTGATTTGCTTGATGTATCCGGGAATGGTGAACAACGGTTTAAATAACTGGTTTACTCAATCAATTATTTCAATTTACGAAGCACCTATTATTGGATGGATTTTCTCATTCATAGCATTTTTCTTCTTGATTTCAATTTTGATGAGAGGAGCCAATGTGGTGATGAGAATATTGAACGGTCAATCTCCTATGGATAATCCAAAAATGAATAGTTCATTCCATTTTCAAAGTAATTTTGGGAGGTATGAAAACCAGGAAGATGAAGAAGATGAAAATGATGTTGATGAAGATGGATTTACCGATTATGAGGATGTAACTGACGAAAACGAAAAACAATAAAATAAACAGTTAAACTAAACCTATGAAAAACCCATTTAAAAATTTATTATTGATTGTAATAGTATTGTTCTCTGTCAACATTGCAAAAGCTGATGCTTGGGATAATCTAACTGAGAAACAAGCAAAGACGGTAGTTAAATTTTTAAGTAAGAATCCGTACATATTTGATTTCTGCGATTGTTGTGGAAATTCTGCTTCTGTTTATTTATTGAAAGTAAAATCAACTGAGATTACCAAATGTGATTGGGATGATAAACAGTTTAGTGTAAAAGCAAAAGCGCAACGTATTAGTCAAATGCAGTGGGCAGGAAATGGTTTGGATAATTATCATACTTCTGAAATAAATGAGGAAGTAGATTTTACGGTTACCATGAATTACACCTTTGGATATGATAAAGGAATGAGATGGGCAGTTCCACTGTTTAAGTTAATAGATTATAAACCAAACGCTCATGTTTGTGTAGGAGCAACAGTTTATCCAGATCCAAGTGGACAATCTGTTAAAGTGAGTGACAGTGAATATAAAACATGGTATGCTTCTAAAGTAAAGGAGTAATGGAAGTACAAATCCACCGTAAAAGTTATTTTAAAAATCCTGAACAAGATCACCAAACTTTTAGGAATTGGGTTCAAAAATTATCTGAATTAAATGGCAGATCATATGACGAACTTAGCTTTGAAACTTCATTAGGAAAAACTACTGTTTTCGCAGTAAATAAGGAAAGATCATATTTAGAGACAGTTGTTATTTTTCCTGGATTTAGAACCACTTCATTGATCTGGGATCTGGATAAAGGTTTAGATAATATAGGACAAGAATTACGGGTGTTTATGGTGGAAACCAATGGTCAACCTAATTTGAGTGAAGGTAATACGCCAAATATAAACGGAGATGGTTATGGGCATTGGGCCGCAGAGGTGATAGATGCCTTAAATTTGGATAAACCTATTGTTGCCGGAGCCTCGTTTGGTGGGAATGTGAGTATGAAATTAGCGGTTCACCATCCGGATAAAGTTAAAGCCGTTATTTTATTGAATTCGGGTTGTTTTACATTTGCATCAATGGGTGTAATGGGAGTTTCGATTCTTCCAATTATAAATCCTTCCAGAAAAAACATCAATAAATTTTTAAACAAAGGAGTGTTTTATCCACCGAATCATCAGCTATCAAATGAAGCTCATGATTTGCTGGTACAATATCAGGAATTGGCTTTGAAGTATTACAAAGATAAAACTCAGAAACCCAGGGCTATGGTAAAGGATCTTGTCAAAAACAAAGTTCCGGTTTACATGTTGATGGGGGATAAGGATCGATTATTTCCGGTTGAGAAAAACTTGAAAGTAGCCAAGAAAGTATTAGGTGATAGTTTAAAAGAAGTTAAGGTATTGAAAGATGTCGGTCATGGAATAGAATGCCATCCACCTGCTATGCAATACCTGGGAGAAGTAATAGAAAAAGTAAAAGGCTAATTACAATTCAATTGTTTCAAATTTTTCTTCGTCTTCAGATTGACTCCAGTGGATTTTAAATTTGATATTGCCTTTTTCATCAAACATAAAATCTGTTCCCGGCATTGAAGAACATACACTTCCACAATCAAAATTCACAGCTCTATCAAATTTTCTTTTGCTTTCAATTGAACCATTGTCATTCAACTTGAGATATATAATACGACACATGCTTTTATAATCATGCTTCATTTGCTGATTGATTATTACAAACATTACTTCTTTTCCACTTTTTGACCAAGCAGGAAATGAAAATCCATCTATGTCTTCATACAAGGTGAATAGTTGATGATCCTCTTTAGTCTTGAGATTGTAAAGTTTTACTTTTAGTCCATCAACGTAAGTCAAGAAATTACCATTTAAACCAACTGAATAAGGACAAAGCAAAGATTCTCGGATGTGTTTGGGAAGTTTGATCAGCTTTCCTTTTTCATCTTCTATATCGTAATTAAAGCAAGATCCCTCATCAGGTTTTTCTACCAATTTGTAAGCCATTTGAGCATTTAAACTCAAGCTAATAATGCTGATTAGTAGAATGATGATTGCCGATTTCATTGTATTAAAGATGGTGAAAAACGTGTCAAATAGCAAATGTCTATTTCACAACTTCACCATACAAATCATAGTGATCAGCAGAAGTAATCTTGACATTGGCAAAATCACCAATTCTTAAATGATTTTCTTCTGTTATCTTAACCAAAACTTCATTATCCACCTCAGGTGAATCAAATTCTGTTCTTCCAATAAAGTATTCTCCTTCAGCTTTATCAAACAACACCTTATAGGTTTTTCCAATTCTGTCTTGATTCAATTCATAGGAAATACCAGCCTGTAATTCCATGATATCATCTGCTCTTTGTTGTTTCACTTCAGCAGGAACGTCATCTTCCAATGCGTAAGCAGAAGTGTTTTCTTCATGCGAATAGGTAAAGATTCCCAATCTTTCAAAACGGCTTTTTTCTACCCAATCATACATCTCTTGAAAGTCTACCTCAGTTTCACCAGGAAATCCTGAAATCAAAGTAGTTCTTAAAGCAATTCCTGGAACTTTATCTCTTATTTGCGCAATAAGATCTTCTGTTTTTTCTCTAGTAATACCTCTTTTCATAGCTTTCAACATATTAGTTGAACCATGTTGTAAAGGCATATCTAAATAATTGCATACATTCTCTCTTTCATTCATTACATCCAGAATATCCATTGGAAAGCCTGAAGGGAATGCGTAATGTAATCTAATCCAATCAATGCCGTTGACATCAGCTAGTTTGTCTAAAAGCTCAGCCAGATTTCTTTTTTTATAGATATCTAAACCATAATACGTCAAATCTTGAGCGATCAACATCAATTCTTTAACTCCTTGTCCAGCTAAAGATTTAGCATTCTCCACCAATTGATCAATAGGAGTAGAGACGTGCTTACCTCTCATCAAAGGAATAGCACAAAAAGAACAAGGTCTATCACAACCTTCTGCAATTTTAAAGTAAGCGTAATGAGATGGAGTTGTCAACAATCTTTCTCCAATCAATTCCTTTTTATAATCTGCTTTTAAAGTCTTTAATAACCTTGGTAAATCTCTGGTTCCGAAATATCCGTCAACTTCAGGGATTTCATTTTTCAAATCATCCTTATAGCGTTCAGATAAACAACCCGTAACGTAGATTTTGTCTACTAAACCTTCAGCTTTTGCATCTGCATATCTAAGGATAGTATCTATAGATTCTTGTTTGGCATTATCAATAAA
It contains:
- a CDS encoding alpha/beta fold hydrolase, whose amino-acid sequence is MEVQIHRKSYFKNPEQDHQTFRNWVQKLSELNGRSYDELSFETSLGKTTVFAVNKERSYLETVVIFPGFRTTSLIWDLDKGLDNIGQELRVFMVETNGQPNLSEGNTPNINGDGYGHWAAEVIDALNLDKPIVAGASFGGNVSMKLAVHHPDKVKAVILLNSGCFTFASMGVMGVSILPIINPSRKNINKFLNKGVFYPPNHQLSNEAHDLLVQYQELALKYYKDKTQKPRAMVKDLVKNKVPVYMLMGDKDRLFPVEKNLKVAKKVLGDSLKEVKVLKDVGHGIECHPPAMQYLGEVIEKVKG
- a CDS encoding NUDIX hydrolase, with protein sequence MYKVFIDNSPKNYSLDSEEALLKTFSDHKFIEAAGGLVVRGDQYMFIKRHGKWDIPKGKRDEGESIKRCATREVEEECGVQNLEITAHLVNTWHTYYTRKGNKAIKKTYWYLMQERGKKVDVVPQLEEGITAVRFFKKSEFELIRTNTFGSIEEVLKAVERLEKI
- a CDS encoding S46 family peptidase, producing MRKIFSLLILFISFNFSAIAVEGMWIPSLIDMFHSDMKTYGLKLTPEQIYSTNNSSLKDAIIQFNGGCTGEIVSDQGLILTNHHCGLDAIQKHSSPENDLLTNGFWAKDQSQELACPWLKVTFVKEIREVTKEVMQGVSDKMSDAEVMKQIKTNIEALEKAYSTKGNEVAKIKPFSQGNQYFMLVTEDYNDVRLVGAPPMCIGKFGGDTDNWVWPRHTGDFSMFRIYAGSSNESVKYSESNKPYKPNHTLPISLKPKKEGDFTMVYGFPGSTDQHLTSAQLEFYQNLERPARINMRQHSLDAMKPAMQADDKIRIQYTSKQARIANAWKKWIGQIGGLKELNAIEKKKEFEEKYMAKAGEKTEWKDKYYDVVGEINKLQNEYGKYEFATSMFIEYFYVGPEMFQHVMNYENLVFNYDKLAEEGKAEAEIERVLNSSKSFHKNYNKGVDRQIFHELTELYIRYVDNDLLPLGFADGWQEMEEEIYAESPLLDEAQEADILNNFGKKWIKKLQKDPALKLAMSIKESFDNKVRSSYRTFMIKREKLLSLYVEGMLSMWPDKNWWPDANSTMRIAYGKIDGSAPYDGMEYIHYTTIDGIIQKYYTGNPDFELNERFIDLHKKKDYGNYAQDGELWVCFTASNHTTGGNSGSPVIDAEGNLIGINFDRSWESTMSDFMFDESRCRNIVVDIRYVLWVIDKYGEAPHLVEEMNLIK
- a CDS encoding RNA polymerase sigma factor, whose protein sequence is MTDKELVAVAKENPDAFGGLYERYFEPLFYFIFKRVQDEAAAGDICQKAMMKAMFNIGKFEDRGIGVKYWLYRIASNETNLYFREQKKIVTVEVEDKHVKSMMTEISIGEEGSETDQEKLLKVLSNLKPEHAEIVELRFFMQYSFKEIADFYSVSEATAKMRLYRILEKVKETWEANK
- a CDS encoding DUF4442 domain-containing protein, which gives rise to MDFKKYIDGAKKSAGGLRKLNFGLGLMIPFNKPHRIKVKSLEDDKIVTTIPYRRKNLNHIKGIHACALATTAEFASGLLLLTKLEAKKYRLIMESIEMKYHYQAKMNVTAEFECTDQWIEENVKGPLSQEDQVFVKCEINLYDSNRNHIATGYTNWQIKDWEKVKTKL
- a CDS encoding thioredoxin family protein, translated to MTDYYETVHELAQNHQTTGTQTESNIKYTQLSAQRMKRWMKTGEILPELKEAISKIDQPQNWTFITESWCGDASHAIMFIEKMADLNPNIKLNWKLRDENLDLIDQHLTNGARSIPKLFAQDVEGNDLFEWGPRPKHIQEKFNELKKQEATFDEIQLTIQKMYNADKGVTMQKEILALLK
- a CDS encoding four helix bundle protein, which codes for MWSSKQKAIMQAKIDARRYSRELIRDVFQTTEHFPQQDTEMIRLNMRQHALNVSTHLSHGSTKGDFEEQNEYFMVVMQELREVLKYITIANHLGMANNQQKLIVRTAITKVINALDDIVLLQQKED
- the rimO gene encoding 30S ribosomal protein S12 methylthiotransferase RimO, with translation MKTKTLKKNKVNVVTLGCSKNLFDSEVMMAQLKANKFEVEHEAQQDDSEIVIINTCGFIDNAKQESIDTILRYADAKAEGLVDKIYVTGCLSERYKDDLKNEIPEVDGYFGTRDLPRLLKTLKADYKKELIGERLLTTPSHYAYFKIAEGCDRPCSFCAIPLMRGKHVSTPIDQLVENAKSLAGQGVKELMLIAQDLTYYGLDIYKKRNLAELLDKLADVNGIDWIRLHYAFPSGFPMDILDVMNERENVCNYLDMPLQHGSTNMLKAMKRGITREKTEDLIAQIRDKVPGIALRTTLISGFPGETEVDFQEMYDWVEKSRFERLGIFTYSHEENTSAYALEDDVPAEVKQQRADDIMELQAGISYELNQDRIGKTYKVLFDKAEGEYFIGRTEFDSPEVDNEVLVKITEENHLRIGDFANVKITSADHYDLYGEVVK
- a CDS encoding PKD domain-containing protein, which gives rise to MAKHGLGILLILLAFSCKEDPPAPLPTANFYVDNNGCTSGCWVYFYNQSYSAVAWDWNFGNGITSDLENDSIHYQNPGFYDVTLKVWNADGVEDQITKQIQIN